The proteins below are encoded in one region of Gambusia affinis linkage group LG07, SWU_Gaff_1.0, whole genome shotgun sequence:
- the pacrg gene encoding parkin coregulated gene protein, with translation MSKTKNELKADGFTVKAFMKNSVVVAPPPTGVFQKRPPKPTTFRVYYERRELPISVDHNNRGNAIAWKVDIEKLDYQYYLPLLFHGLCETVYPYQFLAREGIRDMLNRGGPRILPVLPKLIIPIRNAMNTKNHDVMCTTLRVIQHLVMSAEGVGVALVPYLKQILPVFNLFKNKKRNIGDAIESRREKESIGDLIEETLQILEHYGGPEAFKQIKSMVPTYSPV, from the coding sequence ATGTCAAAAACCAAGAATGAATTGAAGGCTGACGGTTTCACTGTCAAGGCCTTCATGAAGAACTCCGTGGTTGTGGCACCTCCACCTACAGGGGTGTTTCAGAAGCGTCCGCCCAAACCCACCACCTTCCGGGTTTACTACGAGCGCAGGGAGCTCCCGATCTCCGTGGACCATAACAACAGAGGCAATGCCATAGCGTGGAAGGTGGACATCGAGAAACTGGACTACCAGTACTACCTGCCGCTGCTGTTTCACGGACTTTGTGAGACTGTGTACCCATACCAGTTCCTCGCCCGAGAGGGGATCCGAGATATGCTGAACCGGGGAGGCCCCAGGATCCTCCCGGTCCTGCCCAAACTCATCATCCCCATCAGGAACGCCATGAACACCAAAAACCATGACGTGATGTGCACCACCTTGAGAGTCATACAGCATCTGGTGATGTCCGCAGAGGGGGTCGGTGTAGCTCTGGTGCCGTACTTAAAACAGATTTTGCCCGTTTTCAACCTTTTCAAGAACAAGAAGAGAAACATCGGAGATGCCATCGAGAGCCGGAGGGAAAAAGAGAGCATCGGTGATTTGATTGAGGAGACTCTGCAGATACTGGAACATTACGGTGGCCCGGAGGCATTTAAGCAGATTAAATCAATGGTACCCACGTATAGTCCCGTGTAA